From the Salvelinus fontinalis isolate EN_2023a chromosome 35, ASM2944872v1, whole genome shotgun sequence genome, one window contains:
- the LOC129834464 gene encoding basic helix-loop-helix ARNT-like protein 1, with translation MNICGDLMADQRMDISSTMNEFLSPGSTDLISSISTPGMDFTRKRKSSTTDYQIDDFSFEDSMDTDNDRLGDHQGRIKNAREAHSQIEKRRRDKMNSFIDELAALVPTCNAMSRKLDKLTVLRMAVQHMKTLRGAANPYTEAIYKPAFLSDDELKHLILRASDGFLFVVGCDRGKILFVSETVYKILNFSQNDLIGQSLFDYLHPKDIAKVKEQLSSSDTAPRERLIDSKTGLPVKTDITPGPSRLCSGARRSFFCRMKCNRPLIKMEDKDFPSTCSKKKADRKSFCTIHSTGYLKSWPPTKMGLDDDNEPDNEGCNLSCLVAIGRLHPHIVPQPMNNEIRVKPTEYVSRHAIDGKFVFVDQRATAILAYLPQELLGTSFYEYFHQDDIGHLAECHRQVLQMREKINTNCYKFKIKDGSFITLRSCWFSFMNPWTKEVEYIVSTNTVVCGSVPEGSDGIYPQLAASPQSMDSVLTDGTGKRALQTVPGIPGGTRAGAGKIGRIIAEEVMEIQRIRGSSPSSCGSSPHNFTSTPPPDISFPGGKKIQNSGTPEHPSAGLIPGPDSIGYPYSNNSNLSDNSHIGIDIMDEPGSSSPSNDEAAMAVIMSLLEADAGLGGPVDFSDLPWPL, from the exons ATGAATATTTGTG GTGATCTAATGGCAGACCAAAGAATGGACATTTCCTCCACGATGAACGAGTTCTTGTCTCCCGGCTCCACTGATCTAATCAGCTCGATCAGCACACCCGGCATGGACTTCACACGCAAGAGAAaaagcagcaccacagactacCA AATTGATGACTTTTCTTTTGA GGATAGCATGGACACAGACAATGATAGACTTGGTGATCATCAAGGCCGGATAAAAAATGCCAG GGAGGCCCACAGTCAGATTGAGAAGAGACGCAGGGACAAGATGAACAGCTTCATAGACGAGCTGGCCGCACTAGTGCCTACATGCAACGCTATGTCCCGGAAACTGGACAAACTAACAGTCCTGCGCATGGCTGTCCAGCACATGAAGACCTTAAGAG GTGCTGCTAACCCCTACACTGAAGCTATCTACAAACCAGCCTTCCTGTCAGACGACGAACTGAAGCACTTAATACTGAGG gcATCTGATGGCTTTCTGTTTGTTGTTGGCTGCGATCGAGGGAAGATACTGTTTGTTTCGGAGACAGTCTACAAAATTCTAAACTTCAGCCAA AATGACCTGATTGGCCAGAGCCTATTTGATTACCTGCATCCTAAAGACATTGCCAAAGTCAAGGAGCAGCTGTCCTCATCGGACACGGCGCCGCGGGAGCGCCTCATCGATTCCAAAA CTGGCCTTCCAGTAAAGACAGATATCACCCCCGGCCCATCCAGACTTTGCTCTGGAGCCAGGCGATCCTTCTTCTGCAGGATGAAGTGCAATCGGCCCCTCATCAAAATGGAGGACAAGGACTTTCCTTCCACCTGCTCCAAGAAGAAAG CTGACCGTAAGAGCTTCTGCACAATACACAGTACTGGCTATCTGAAGAGCTGGCCGCCCACCAAGATGGGGCTGGATGACGACAATGAACCGGACAATGAGGGCTGTAACCTCAGTTGTCTGGTGGCCATTGGAAGGCTGCATCCCCACATTGTCCCTCAGCCAATGAACAATGAGATCCGTGTCAAGCCCACTGAGTATGTCTCGCGCCATGCCATCGACGGGAAGTTTGTCTTTGTTGATCAGAG GGCCACTGCCATTTTGGCTTATCTACCTCAAGAGTTGCTTGGTACATCGTTTTATGAATACTTTCATCAAGATGACATAGGGCACCTTGCGGAATGTCATAGACAAG TGCTCCAGATGAGGGAGAAGATCAATACAAACTGCTACAAGTTCAAAATAAAAGACGGCTCCTTTATCACGCTGAGGAGTTGCTGGTTCAGTTTTATGAACCCTTGGACCAAAGAGGTGGAGTACATTGTCTCCACCAACACTGTCGTCTG CGGCAGCGTGCCTGAAGGATCTGATGGCATCTATCCTCAGCTCGCCGCCTCCCCCCAGAGCATGGATAGTGTACTCACAGACG GAACCGGGAAGCGGGCCCTTCAGACTGTGCCTGGCATCCCCGGTGGCACAAGGGCAGGGGCGGGAAAGATCGGCCGGATAATCGCAGAGGAGGTGATGGAGATCCAGAG GATAAGAGGCTCCTCGCCCTCCAGCTGTGGCTCCAGTCCTCACAACTTCACCAGCACTCCACCCCCAGACATATCATTCCCAGGCGGAAAGAAG atacagaacagtggaaccccaGAACATCCCTCAGCAGGGCTGATACCGGGACCAGACTCCATAGGCTATCCATACTCCAACAACTCCAATCTAA GTGATAACTCTCACATTGGCATTGACATCATGGATGAGCCAGGCTCCAGTAGCCCGAGTAATGACGAGGCAGCCATGGCTGTGATCATGAGCCTTCTGGAGGCAGATGCAGGGCTGGGAGGCCCAGTGGACTTCAGTGACCTGCCCTGGCCACTGTGA
- the LOC129834465 gene encoding BTB/POZ domain-containing protein 10-like: MSLHGASGGSDRSRDRRRSSDRSRDSSHERGEGQLTPCIRNVTSPTRQHNSDRERDGGSRPSSPRPQRISPSSSSSSGVVSSRNSSLSSTEGCFKSLGVGEMVFVYENSKEGLGTGLGTRSIRTSGSERVTLIVDNTRFVVDPSIFTAQPNTMLGRMFGSGREHNITRPNEKGEYEVAEGISSTVFRAILDYYKSGIIRCPDGISIPELREACDYLCITFDYSTIKCRDLSALMHELSNDGARRQFEFYLEEMVVPLMVASAQSGERECHIVVLTDDDVVDWDEEYPPQMGEEYSQIIYSTKLYRFFKYIENRDVAKSVLKERGLKKIRLGIEGYPTYKEKVKKRPGGRPEVIYNYVQRPFIRMSWEKEEGKSRHVDFQCVKSKSITNLAAAAADIPQDQLVNMHPGPQVDELDNLPNQPPSGPQYSNNYNNDPGDPDAPSPAV; the protein is encoded by the exons ATGAGCCTGCATGGTGCTAGTGGGGGCAGTGACCGCTCACGCGACCGCCGCCGCTCCAGCGACCGCTCCCGGGACTCGTCGCACGAGAGGGGAGAGGGCCAGCTCACCCCTTGCATCAGAAATGTCACCTCGCCCACCCGCCAGCACAACAGCG accGTGAGAGGGACGGTGGCTCCAGGCCCAGCAGCCCCCGTCCTCAGAGGATTTCCCCCAGCAGCTCCAGTAGCAGCGGGGTGGTCAGCAGCCGTAACAGCAGCCTGTCCAGCACTGAAGGCTGCTTTAAGAGCCTGGGAGTGGGAGAGATGGTGTTTGTCTATGAGAATAGCAAGGAGGGACTGGGCACGGGCCTGGGTACCCGCAGCATCCGGACCTCAGGCTCCGAGAGGGTCACTCTTATTGTGGATAACACACGGTTTGTGGTGGACCCTTCAATCTTCACAGCACAGCCCAACACCATGCTGGGCAG AATGTTTGGATCTGGAAGGGAACACAATATCACACGGCCCAATGAAAAAGGAGAGTATGAAGTTGCCGAGGGCATCAGCTCTACGGTGTTCCGAGCCATCCTG GATTACTACAAATCTGGGATAATCCGTTGCCCCGATGGAATCTCCATCCCTGAGCTGAGGGAGGCATGTGACTATCTGTGCATCACCTTTGACTACAGCACCATCAAGTGCAGAGACCTCA GTGCCCTCATGCATGAGCTGTCTAACGACGGTGCCCGGCGTCAGTTTGAGTTCTATCTGGAGGAAATGGTTGTGCCTCTGATGGTGGCGAGCGCccagagcggagagagagaatgCCACATCGTGGTGCTCACTGATGACGACGTAGTGGACTGGGACGAAGAGTACCCACCACAGATGGGAGAAGAGTACTCACAGA TAATATACAGTACAAAACTATACCGGTTCTTCAAGTATATAGAAAATCGAGATGTTGCCAAATCAGTTTTAAAGGAGAGAGGACTGAAGAAAATAAGATTAGGCATTGAAG GTTACCCCACGTATAAAGAGAAGGTGAAGAAGCGTCCTGGTGGCCGTCCTGAGGTCATCTACAACTACGTCCAGAGGCCCTTCATCCGCATGtcctgggagaaggaggagggaaagagCCGCCATGTTGACTTCCAGTGTGTCAAAAGCAAGTCCATCACTAACCTGGCTGCAGCTGCTGCAGATAtcccccaggaccagctggtCAACATGCACCCTGGCCCTCAGGTGGACGAGCTGGACAACCTCCCCAACCAGCCCCCCAGCGGACCCcagtacagcaacaactacaACAACGACCCCGGTGACCCAGACGCCCCCTCGCCTGCAGTCTGA